One Brassica napus cultivar Da-Ae chromosome C2, Da-Ae, whole genome shotgun sequence DNA window includes the following coding sequences:
- the LOC106371586 gene encoding transcription initiation factor TFIID subunit 4b isoform X2 has product MNLQTQHSLDSTQMKDQHGSALDGQHQHDLKRANEPQDLHRPGQHWDNPPQVPQTSGLQISEKNPTGNEPERPHNQESESQFLKLQKMSSQQARGMEQPPVNPLNRNPKQVPFAALLPTLMAQLDKDRALQLRTLYSRLKKNEIPKEGFTRHMKDIVGDQMLRLAVSKLQQVGYNQGKMGIQAPSTEINNQKSQSDPRGVVHLNQLSSSTSSSVPVQGLTKHPPHQMQLPPSSFPMYTSSGNIHSFNTNVSGSPLRPHLHDPHMRHVAHNQTMGSSGLGGPPQSTTNMMTMPKFERQTSVNDPSRVQGGATSHFQNSSSLPPGQGSSMSNVKQESVDQSFEQKNAASGASKEDLEKDSSRNMAHASSVSPSSITTQLDASTAMNSRGPLGTSQAGVNARMPPKKPFVGQKKPLETSSSPPSKKQKLVPNSMDQSIEQLNDVTAVSGVNLREEEEQLFSGGKEDGRVSEASRRVVHEEEEKLILQKIPLQKKLAEIMAKVGLKQISNDVERCLSLCVEERMRGLLSHIIRLSKQRVDTEKSRHRTVITSDVRQQINEMNQKVKEEWEKKQAEAEKLKKPSESEEGDGGVDSEKEKEDNRSKGLKGNKEDDDKMRTTAANVAARAAVGGDDTFLKWQLMAEARQKSVSESGKDGTQKATSSGGRTSKDKQDSGRRFTGVGGRRLGKNQGSSLQPKVVRTISAKDVVAVLEREPQMSKSILMYRLLQ; this is encoded by the exons ATGAATCTCCAGACGCAGCACAGCCTTGACAGCACTCAGATGAAGGATCAACATGGATCGGCTTTAGACGGTCAACACCAACATGATTTAAAACGTGCAAATGAACCTCAAGACCTTCATCGACCAGGTCAGCATTGGGACAATCCTCCGCAGGTGCCCCAAACATCTGGGTTGCAGATTTCTGAAAAGAACCCTACTGGTAATGAACCTGAAAGACCGCATAATCAAGAGAGTGAATCTCAGTTTCTTAAACTGCAAAAGATGAGTAGTCAACAGGCTCGTGGAATGGAACAGCCTCCTGTTAATCCTCTGAACCGCAACCCTAAGCAAGTTCCTTTTGCTGCTTTGCTTCCTACCTTAATGGCCCAACTCGACAAAGACAGAGCGCTGCAGCTCCGTACCCTTTATTCCAGACTTAAG AAAAATGAAATCCCCAAAGAAGGGTTCACCCGACATATGAAGGATATTGTAGGCGATCAGATGCTTAGGCTAGCAGTTAGTAAACTACAGCAG GTGGGTTATAACCAGGGAAAAATGGGAATTCAAGCTCCTTCTACTG AAATTAATAATCAAAAGTCTCAGTCTGACCCTCGTGGAGTCGTCCACCTTAACCAACTATCTTCGTCAACAAGCAGTTCAGTTCCTGTGCAGGGGCTTACCAAACATCCGCCGCACCAAATGCAGCTTCCACCAAGCTCTTTTCCCATGTATACCAGCTCCGGTAATATTCACTCATTCAACACCAATGTTTCTGGTTCCCCATTGAGACCACACCTTCATGATCCCCATATGAGACATGTGGCGCATAACCAGACCATGGGATCATCTGGTCTTGGAGGACCGCCACAGTCTACGACAAACATGATGACTATGCCCAAGTTTGAGAGGCAAACTTCTGTCAATGATCCTAGTAGGGTTCAAGGTGGCGCTACATCGCACTTCCAAAACAGCTCATCACTGCCACCTGGTCAAGGATCATCAATGTCCAATGTGAAGCAGGAATCAGTTGATCAAAGTTTTGAACAGAAGAATGCAGCCTCAGGGGCTTCGAAGGAGGATTTAGAGAAGGACTCCTCTAGAAACATGGCGCATGCAAGCTCTGTTTCTCCTTCTTCCATCACAACTCAACTAGACGCTAGCACAGCA ATGAATTCTCGTGGTCCATTGGGTACGTCTCAAGCAGGAGTTAATGCTAGGATGCCACCCAAAAAGCCTTTTGTTGGTCAGAAGAAACCTCTTGAGACTTCATCGTCACCACCAAG CAAGAAGCAAAAACTGGTCCCGAATTCTATGGATCAAAGTATTGAACAGCTCAATGATGTCACTGCAGTCAGTGGTGTTAATCTCAGG gaagaggaagaacaatTATTCTCTGGGGGAAAGGAGGATGGTCGTGTTTCTGAAGCATCTCGGAGAGTTGTGCACGAAGAGGAAGAAAAACTAATTTTGCAGAAAATTCCTCTGCAGAAAAAGCTGGCTGAAATTA TGGCAAAAGTCGGCTTAAAGCAGATAAGCAATGATGTTGAACGGTGCTTGTCTTTG TGTGTGGAAGAAAGGATGCGAGGACTATTATCTCATATAATTCGGTTGTCCAAGCAG CGAGTTGATACTGAGAAATCTAGACACCGGACTGTTATCACGTCAGATGTTCGGCAGCAAATCAACGAAATGAATCAGAAGGTGAAAGAGGAATGGGAGAAGAAACAGGCTGAAGCAGAAAAGCTTAAGAAACCGAGTGAG AGTGAAGAAGGTGATGGTGGAGTTGATAGtgagaaggagaaagaagatAACCGTTCAAAGGGTTTGAAG GGAAATAAAGAGGACGACGACAAAATGAGAACGACAGCTGCAAACGTTGCTGCTCGTGCTGCTGTGGGAGGAGATGATACGTTTTTAAAATGGCAATTAATGGCAGAAGCACGTCAGAAATCTGTATCTGAATCTGGTAAAGATGGGACTCAGAAAGCTACTTCAAGTGGAGGAAGAACCTCCAAGGACAAGCAAGACAGTGGGCGACGGTTTACTGGAGTTG GTGGTCGAAGATTAGGGAAGAACCAAGGTTCGTCGCTTCAACCAAAAGTGGTGAGGACAATCTCGGCGAAGGATGTGGTTGCTGTCCTGGAAAGAGAGCCTCAGATGTCTAAATCTATTCTAATGTATCGATTACTTCAATAG
- the LOC106369677 gene encoding uncharacterized protein LOC106369677: MPHNDPFLVDLDIGECLVAKVLIDTDSSVDLIFRDTLDKMGVDLRDMKPSSRTLTGFNGASEKMIGTICLPVYAGGITRTVKFFVIRAKAPYNAILRTPWMHSMKAVPSTYHQCVKFPGKDSKTQTIRGDQQAARKLLIATVKMQQQASLVNSVSKPLHKIYPHKEEVREVAIDESDPTKIIRVGVYLSDDICSRIISFIKVNASTLTWKTSDMKGIDPAVTSHELHVDPTFKPIRQKRRKLGPERSKAVNK, from the coding sequence ATGCCACATAACGATCCTTTCCTCGTCGACCTTGACATCGGTGAATGCCTAGTCGCAAAAGTCCTTATTGATACCGACAGCTCGGTCGATCTCATCTTTCGCGACACACTCGACAAAATGGGAGTTGATTTAAGGGATATGAAGCCTTCCTCTCGCACGCTCACTGGCTTCAACGGAGCCTCGGAGAAAATGATCGGGACAATTTGTCTTCCAGTATACGCAGGTGGTATAACCCGCACCGTCAAGTTCTTCGTCATCCGCGCCAAAGCACCCTATAATGCCATACTCAGAACACCATGGATGCATTCCATGAAAGCCGTTCCTTCGACCTATCATCAATGCGTCAAGTTTCCTGGAAAGGACAGCAAAACACAGACGATTCGGGGAGATCAACAAGCCGCGAGAAAACTGCTGATCGCAACTGTAAAGATGCAGCAACAGGCTTCCCTTGTCAACTCCGTTAGTAAACCACTCCACAAGATATACCCCCATAAGGAGGAAGTTCGCGAAGTCGCAATCGACGAGTCCGACCCGACGAAAATCATCCGAGTGGGCGTCTACCTGTCCGACGACATATGTTCaaggatcatctctttcatcaaagTCAACGCCTCGACGCTCACCTGGAAGACCTCCGACATGAAGGGGATCGACCCCGCAGTTACCTCTCATGAACTGCACGTCGACCCGACGTTCAAACCCATCCGACAGAAGCGACGAAAACTCGGTCCAGAACGATCTAAAGCCGTAAACAAATAA
- the LOC106371586 gene encoding transcription initiation factor TFIID subunit 4b isoform X1 has product MDPSIFKLLEEDEDESMHSGADVDAFQAALNRDIEGSTNPPGNTHSPNQHFTATWKNDIGDASMNLQTQHSLDSTQMKDQHGSALDGQHQHDLKRANEPQDLHRPGQHWDNPPQVPQTSGLQISEKNPTGNEPERPHNQESESQFLKLQKMSSQQARGMEQPPVNPLNRNPKQVPFAALLPTLMAQLDKDRALQLRTLYSRLKKNEIPKEGFTRHMKDIVGDQMLRLAVSKLQQVGYNQGKMGIQAPSTEINNQKSQSDPRGVVHLNQLSSSTSSSVPVQGLTKHPPHQMQLPPSSFPMYTSSGNIHSFNTNVSGSPLRPHLHDPHMRHVAHNQTMGSSGLGGPPQSTTNMMTMPKFERQTSVNDPSRVQGGATSHFQNSSSLPPGQGSSMSNVKQESVDQSFEQKNAASGASKEDLEKDSSRNMAHASSVSPSSITTQLDASTAMNSRGPLGTSQAGVNARMPPKKPFVGQKKPLETSSSPPSKKQKLVPNSMDQSIEQLNDVTAVSGVNLREEEEQLFSGGKEDGRVSEASRRVVHEEEEKLILQKIPLQKKLAEIMAKVGLKQISNDVERCLSLCVEERMRGLLSHIIRLSKQRVDTEKSRHRTVITSDVRQQINEMNQKVKEEWEKKQAEAEKLKKPSESEEGDGGVDSEKEKEDNRSKGLKGNKEDDDKMRTTAANVAARAAVGGDDTFLKWQLMAEARQKSVSESGKDGTQKATSSGGRTSKDKQDSGRRFTGVGGRRLGKNQGSSLQPKVVRTISAKDVVAVLEREPQMSKSILMYRLLQ; this is encoded by the exons ATGGATCCTTCAATTTTCAAACTCCTCGAAGAAGACGAG GATGAATCGATGCACTCGGGAGCTGATGTGGACGCGTTCCAGGCCGCTCTGAATCGAGATATTGAAGGCTCTACGAACCCTCCTG GAAACACCCATTCTCCCAACCAACACTTCACAGCTACATGGAAGAATGATATAGGAGATGCCAGTATGAATCTCCAGACGCAGCACAGCCTTGACAGCACTCAGATGAAGGATCAACATGGATCGGCTTTAGACGGTCAACACCAACATGATTTAAAACGTGCAAATGAACCTCAAGACCTTCATCGACCAGGTCAGCATTGGGACAATCCTCCGCAGGTGCCCCAAACATCTGGGTTGCAGATTTCTGAAAAGAACCCTACTGGTAATGAACCTGAAAGACCGCATAATCAAGAGAGTGAATCTCAGTTTCTTAAACTGCAAAAGATGAGTAGTCAACAGGCTCGTGGAATGGAACAGCCTCCTGTTAATCCTCTGAACCGCAACCCTAAGCAAGTTCCTTTTGCTGCTTTGCTTCCTACCTTAATGGCCCAACTCGACAAAGACAGAGCGCTGCAGCTCCGTACCCTTTATTCCAGACTTAAG AAAAATGAAATCCCCAAAGAAGGGTTCACCCGACATATGAAGGATATTGTAGGCGATCAGATGCTTAGGCTAGCAGTTAGTAAACTACAGCAG GTGGGTTATAACCAGGGAAAAATGGGAATTCAAGCTCCTTCTACTG AAATTAATAATCAAAAGTCTCAGTCTGACCCTCGTGGAGTCGTCCACCTTAACCAACTATCTTCGTCAACAAGCAGTTCAGTTCCTGTGCAGGGGCTTACCAAACATCCGCCGCACCAAATGCAGCTTCCACCAAGCTCTTTTCCCATGTATACCAGCTCCGGTAATATTCACTCATTCAACACCAATGTTTCTGGTTCCCCATTGAGACCACACCTTCATGATCCCCATATGAGACATGTGGCGCATAACCAGACCATGGGATCATCTGGTCTTGGAGGACCGCCACAGTCTACGACAAACATGATGACTATGCCCAAGTTTGAGAGGCAAACTTCTGTCAATGATCCTAGTAGGGTTCAAGGTGGCGCTACATCGCACTTCCAAAACAGCTCATCACTGCCACCTGGTCAAGGATCATCAATGTCCAATGTGAAGCAGGAATCAGTTGATCAAAGTTTTGAACAGAAGAATGCAGCCTCAGGGGCTTCGAAGGAGGATTTAGAGAAGGACTCCTCTAGAAACATGGCGCATGCAAGCTCTGTTTCTCCTTCTTCCATCACAACTCAACTAGACGCTAGCACAGCA ATGAATTCTCGTGGTCCATTGGGTACGTCTCAAGCAGGAGTTAATGCTAGGATGCCACCCAAAAAGCCTTTTGTTGGTCAGAAGAAACCTCTTGAGACTTCATCGTCACCACCAAG CAAGAAGCAAAAACTGGTCCCGAATTCTATGGATCAAAGTATTGAACAGCTCAATGATGTCACTGCAGTCAGTGGTGTTAATCTCAGG gaagaggaagaacaatTATTCTCTGGGGGAAAGGAGGATGGTCGTGTTTCTGAAGCATCTCGGAGAGTTGTGCACGAAGAGGAAGAAAAACTAATTTTGCAGAAAATTCCTCTGCAGAAAAAGCTGGCTGAAATTA TGGCAAAAGTCGGCTTAAAGCAGATAAGCAATGATGTTGAACGGTGCTTGTCTTTG TGTGTGGAAGAAAGGATGCGAGGACTATTATCTCATATAATTCGGTTGTCCAAGCAG CGAGTTGATACTGAGAAATCTAGACACCGGACTGTTATCACGTCAGATGTTCGGCAGCAAATCAACGAAATGAATCAGAAGGTGAAAGAGGAATGGGAGAAGAAACAGGCTGAAGCAGAAAAGCTTAAGAAACCGAGTGAG AGTGAAGAAGGTGATGGTGGAGTTGATAGtgagaaggagaaagaagatAACCGTTCAAAGGGTTTGAAG GGAAATAAAGAGGACGACGACAAAATGAGAACGACAGCTGCAAACGTTGCTGCTCGTGCTGCTGTGGGAGGAGATGATACGTTTTTAAAATGGCAATTAATGGCAGAAGCACGTCAGAAATCTGTATCTGAATCTGGTAAAGATGGGACTCAGAAAGCTACTTCAAGTGGAGGAAGAACCTCCAAGGACAAGCAAGACAGTGGGCGACGGTTTACTGGAGTTG GTGGTCGAAGATTAGGGAAGAACCAAGGTTCGTCGCTTCAACCAAAAGTGGTGAGGACAATCTCGGCGAAGGATGTGGTTGCTGTCCTGGAAAGAGAGCCTCAGATGTCTAAATCTATTCTAATGTATCGATTACTTCAATAG